TTGCAGCGATCGATGCGCTTCTGGCCGGCTCCTTCGGCACCCCCCACGCGATCATCGCCGATTACCATCTGGGCGACGGCACGGGCATTGTGGCGATTGCCCGCGTTCGCGAAGCACGCGGCTCCGATATCCCCGGCCTGCTCGTCACGGCCGATCGCTCTGCCGAAGTAAGAGCACTCGCGGAAAGCAGCGATATCATGGTCCAGAACAAGCCAGTCCGTCCCGCCTCGATGCGCGCTTGGCTGACGCGGCTCGCCAATCTGAACATGGCAGCAGAGTAGAGCCGCCAGCGCGAGGCCCCGGCCGCATGCATCTCATGGAGGATTTAGGGAGCGACCTCAGGCCGCTGCGGCCGCGGCACCGATCTTGCCGAGCTGGATCACCGCCTGTGTACGGCTGTCGACATTGAGCTTCAGGAGGATCGCTGAAACATGCGCCTTGATCGTCGCCTCTGAGACACCCAGTTCGTAGGCGATCTGCTTGTTCAGCAAGCCTTCAGCCAACATCGACAGCACACGCGACTGCTGCGGGGTCAGCGTACGTAATCGGTTTATCAGGTCGCCAACCTCGGCATCCTGTTCGGCGCCACGCTCATAGCCGTCAGGCGTGTAAATATTGCCTTCAAGGACGGCGGATATTCCTTTGCGTATTTCGTCGATCGACGCGGACTTGGAGATGAAACCCGAAGCGCCGAGATCGAGCGCGCGACGGATCGTCGTGGCGTCGTCACTCGCCGAAACGATCACGACCGGCAGGCTCGGATACTCGGCGCGCAGCATGATCAGTCCGGACAGCCCGCTCACTCCGGGCATCGACAGGTCAAGTAACATCAAGTCCGCATTGGGATTCCGTTCGACGGTCGCACGCGCCGCCTCGAAGTCGCCGGCTTCGACCACTGCAGGCTCTTCCGCCATTCCCAGTAGCGCCTGCTTCAGGGCGCCTCGGAACAACGGATGGTCGTCGGCAATGATGATCGTCATTCCTGTCGTCATGCGGGCTCCCTCCCAAGAGCACAGTCATGATCAGTCCCGCCGGCGCGGCGTCGCGATGAAATCGCGCACTCAAGTCTTCTCCGGCAACTGGTCTATCTGCGGGTCGGTCTTGTCCTTCCCGCCCTCCAGATTCTTCACGATATCCATGAAGCGCTGCATCATTCTTTCCATGACGCCCATGGTCCGGTCAATCTCCTCATCGGTGGGTAGACGCGGTTTGTCGACGGAAAGCGCAGATCGCTGCGCCTTTTCCAGCGCCTCGACGCGCTTCGTCAGCCGATCGAGTTCGTTTTCGAACGCAGCGCGTTCATCCGCCGCCATGCGGCAGGCAATCTGGCCGGTTCCTTCCTTGCAGAGCGACATTTCGCCAGTGACCGTATCGAGCCGCACGAAGCCGTCGGCCGTCCGCTCCATCTGGTAGCGTCCCTCTCCGTCGGCATATGCTGCCCCCGCCACAAGTAGGGGCAGCGAGAATGCCAGGCCCGCAATTGTCTTGCGCATGCGACTTCCTCCTGAAAAACAGCGCCAGAGACGGAATTGGCCGTGGACAATTCCGCAACGATGCTGCAAGCGCTACATCGAAACAATACGCCCGCCCATTCACCTAGAGAAGCGAACCATGTCCGACACGATTTATAAAATTGTTCCGGCAAGTCTGTGGCAGTCCGCAAGGGCAAGCGGGCGCTTCGAAGGGGCCGCGATTGACCTTGCCGACGGCTACATCCACTTCTCGACGGCTGCACAAGCAACCGAAACGGCGGCAAAGCATTTCGCCGGCCAGACAGACCTGCTGCTGATCGCAATCGACGGTGCGGCACTGGGGAAAGCTCTGGTCTACGAACCCTCGCGCGGCGGCCAACTCTTCCCCCATCTTTACGGCGCGCTGCCGTTTGATGCCGTGCTTTGGGAAAAAGCCCTGCCGCTTGGCGACGACGGCCAGCATGTGTTTCCGGAGATGAACTGACATGGCAATCGCCGATCTGGCCCGCAAAGGGCTGTTTCTGCTCGATCCGGAAGCTGCGCACGGCCTCTCGATCACCGCGCTGAAGAGTGGTCTGGTTCCAGCCTGCCGTCTCCGCCCCGATCCGCGGCTGCGTCAGACTCTCGCCGGCCTCGACTTCGCAAATCCGCTCGGCATGGCCGCCGGGTATGACAAGAACGCCGAAGTACCCGAAGCGCTGATCCGGCTCGGCTTCGGCTTCGCCGAAATCGGCACGGTCACGCCGAAGCCGCAATCCGGCAACCCGAAACCGCGCATCTTCCGACTGACCGCAGATGAAGCGGTCATCAACCGGCTCGGTTTCAACAACGAAGGCCACGCTGCTGCGCTGCAGCGGCTCGAGGCGTGCTCACGCCAGTCGTTGATCGGAGTGAACATCGGCGCCAACAAGGACAGTGAAGACCGGATCGCCGACTATGTCGCCGGCATCCGCACCTTCTACGACGTGGCCCGCTACTTCACCGCAAACATTTCGTCACCGAACACGCCCGGCTTGCGCGATCTGCAGGCGCGGGACAGCCTCGCGGCCCTTTTGTCGGCCGTGCTTTCCGCACGCGCCGAGCAGGCCATCCGCACCGGACGCCGCGTGCCGGTCTTCCTCAAGATCGCACCTGATCTGACCGAGGAAGGGCTCGACGATATCGCCGAGGTCGCGCTCGCCCATGACCTGGACGGCCTCATCGTGTCCAACACGACGCTGTCGCGCGATGGCCTCACCGACCGCACCCATGCAAACGAGGCTGGCGGGCTTTCCGGACGGCCGCTCTTCGAAAAATCCACGATCGCGCTTGCGAAGATGCGTGCGCGCGTCGGCCGGGCGCTGCCGATCATCGGAGTCGGCGGCGTCAGCTCGGCGGAGACAGCCGCAGAAAAGATCCGCGCCGGCGCCGATCTCGTTCAGCTCTATTCCTGCATGGTCTATGCGGGACCGGGACTGCCCGCCTCGATTGTCAGGGGCCTCGCGGACCTTTGCGACCGCGAGCGCCTCGCTTCGATCCGCGACATCCGCGACACCCGCAACGCCTATTGGGCCGGACGAAAGATCTGACGGGCGAGTTTCGGCACACGAGCCGCCAAAAACACTCCGCGAAACGCCAGGAACAGGTTCAGCGACAGCCAGAGCCCGTGATTGCCGAAAAGCGGCACGAAGATCACGAGCGCCGCCAGGTAGCCGAGAAACGCCATTAGCATCATGTTGCGCATGGTGCGCGACCAGGTCGCACCGATGTAGACGCCGTCCATCTGGAAGGCGAGCGCGCCGGTAATTGCCGTCAGCGCAGCCCAGGGCAGATAGGACGCGGCTTCCGCGCGCACGCTTTCGGTGGTCGTCAGCAGCGCGATGATATCCGTTCCGACGATGAGGAAAAGCAGCGCCGTCGCAGCGCCCATCCCGAACGACCAGACCATGGTGAGCCTGACCGCGCGGTCAAAGGCAGGCCGGTAGTCTGCGCCGATCGCACGGCCGACAATCTGCTCCGCCGCATTGGCCAGCCCGTCGAGGTAGTAGCCGGCGACCAGGAAGATGTTCATCAGCACGGCATTGGCGGCAAGCGCCAGCGGTCCGAACGAGGAACCGATGCGCGTCATCAGCGTGAAGGCGGCCAGCAACACGAACGTCCGGATCATGATATCCCGGTTGAGCGCGAACAGCGCCTTCATCCGCACAACCGCAAAGATCGACCCCTTTGGCGGGCGATCTGCGCGCTGGAAGCGATAGAGAACCAGCACAAGGCCAACCAGCATGCCAGTCGTCTCGCCGATCAGCGCGCCGATGGCGATGCCGGCCACGCCCCAGCCATAGCCGAGACCAAGCACGATCGAGAGTGTGATGTTCATCCCGTTGATGATCGCCTGCAGCAGCAGGCCGGTGGTCCCTTGCCCTCGCCCGAGCACGAAGCCAAGTATGGCGTAGTTGGCAAGCGCCATCGGCCCCGCCAGGATGCGGATCGCAAAGTAGGTGATGGTCGCCTCGGCCACGCCCGGCGGCGGCGCCATCAACATCAACCCGGCCTTCAGCAGCAAGGGCGAGGCAAGTGCAATCAGGAGCCCGCAACAGATCGCGATTGCGAGCGAACGCCAGAAGATTGCCTGCTCCTCGCTCCGGTCGCCGCGGCCGAAAGCTTGCGCGACCAGTCCGGTCGTTGAGGCGCGCAGGAAATTGAAGCTGCCGAGAATGAGGTCGAAGAGGACGGCACCGACCGCGAGACCTGCCAAGGCGTCCGCCGAACCGAGCCGTCCGGCGACCGCCGTGTCGGTCAAACCGAGCAAAGGTGTGGTGAGGAAGCCCAGCGTCATCGGAATGGCGATCGACAGCACCAGCCGGTGCGTCACCTCAAAGGGCCCCGCTCCCTCGTTTGCCCCAACCGATGCGTCCATGCCTCTTACCTGCCCTCTGTCGAGCCGCCGACGAACGCGTCAGAATCAGTTCAGCTCGACAGCACCATTGCCCAATAGGGGCGGCTTCCGGAAGCCGGATTCTTCGCTTCCGCCACACCGAGCCCGCGATAACCGGGGCCAAGCATGTTGGCGAGATGCTTTGGCGAGTCGACCCAGGCCTGGAAGGCGCGCGCCGCATCGCTTTGCCCCACGGCAATGTTCTCCGCCGCCGGCAGCGGCACTTCCATGCCCTTCATCCGCTTCGCGAAATTCGCACCCAGGCCGATGTTGTGCTCCATCTTGCCCGCCGAAGCCATGCGTTTTGCCTGGTCGACAGCAGCGTTCGCAGCGGCGGGGTGGCGCGACAAAGGTCCCAGCCCGCGAGCACCACGGAGCTTGTTGATCATCGCCAGTGTCGCATCGGTCTGGTCGCTGGCGCCCGAGGCCGTATCGATCTTGTCTGTCGTCGTGCAGCCGGCCACAGCGGCGGCAAGCGCGCCAAGGGTGGTTCCGAGCAAGGCCCTGCGGCCGATCGGCTTCATCGTCTGCGATGTCATGTCAGCGCCTGTAGCTCAGGACGCGGATAAGCAGGAACACCGGCACGACGATCACCGCGCCAAGCACGAGGTAGTCGCCGACCTGGCCGAGTGCTGCGAAGCCCTTTTCCCACAGGTGGATGACGAAGTCGCGCACGCCGCGCAAGATATCGTCCGGATAGAGGCCGAAGACCGACATCAGGAAGCCGAGTGCGACGGACAGGATCAGAAGTTTTACGGCCACCCGCAACGGCGTATCGCCGAGGAATCTGTTCACGCCATCCGACATGGTTTCTCGCTCCTGTTGCTCTCATGTGCCTCTTAAGCTGACGCGGAAAAGACCGCAAGGTGAGCTTTTTTGAGGCTTGCCGCCGAAAATCGTGACGAATCCGCTTGCGTTTTGCCGTTTCTTAGACAATTAGCGAGCCATCTCGCATCAAAACGCGCAACCATGACAACCGCCACGCAGCATTCCTCCGGCGATATCCTCGCCGATCGCCGCGCCGATTACGCCCACATGTTTGCGGGTGGTGGAGATTTTGCGAGCGCGATGGAGCTGATGGAGCAGGCCTTGGAGCTCGCCCCCCGTTGGGCAGCTGGCTGGTTTCGCCTTTCGGAGTATGCGGAAAAATCCGGACTGAAGGAGGCGGCTGCGGCTGGTCTCGCCAAAGTGCTGGATCTCGCCCCAACCGATCCATTCGGCGCGGGGCTGAAAATCGCGGTGCTAGGGGCGAGCGACGTTCCCAAGGCACCACCGAGCCGCTACGTCGAGCAACTCTTCGACGACTATGCGGAGCGCTTCGACACGGCGCTCGTCGAACGGCTCGAATACAGCGTTCCCGAAAAACTGGCCACGCTGATCTTCGAGCACATACGGTCGGCTCGCTTTTCAAGCGTCGCCGACCTCGGTTGCGGCACCGGCCTCTTCGGCACAAGAATCCGCGAACGGGCTGCCTTCCTCGAAGGCTTCGATCTCTCCGCCAACATGCTCGCCAAGGCGCGGGAGAAACAGGTTTATGATCGGCTTGCGCAGGCCGATCTATCGCTCTCGCCCGACGAGTGCGGCGTCTTCAGCGCTGACTTGCCACTCGGCAGAGCCGAACTCGTCAGTGCCGCCGACGTATTGATGTATCTCGGCGAGCTAACCGCCCCTTTTTCCATCGCCGCCAGACTGGTCGCACCCGGCGGTCATTTTGCCTTCTCCGCTGAGGACGCCGGCGCGGACGAGGGCTATGTGCTGCGCTCGTCGCTGCGCTACGCCCATGGCGAAGCCTATGTCCGCGACCGTGCGGCGGCGGCGGGCTTTGATGTCCTCGTCAGCCAGGGCACCGTCATTCGCAAGGATGCCGGCGCACCGGTTCACGGTCGACTGTTCCTGGCAAGACGATGCACCTAACCGCGACCGCGGGTGCTCCGGCGCGATGCCCAATCCGAACAAATCCAAATCAGAGGATATGCAAATGAGCGGCGACAAGCGGCGCTTCGGCTTCTGGAATCCTGCGCCCGCGCGCCACTCGCCGCTGGAGGATGCGCAAGGCATCTTCACCGGCAGTATGATCGCCGCTCTCGGGCTTAGCCTGATCGGTAGCGCCGGACTTGTCGCGAGCGGTGTAGCAGGTGTCGCGTTTATCCTGCACTACCTGACCGGATACAGCTTTGGCCTCTACTACACCGTGCTGAACATGCCGTTCTACGCACTATCACTGAGCCGCCTGGGCAGGGCGTTCACGATCAAATCCTTCCTCGCTGTCGGCCTGACCTCGCTGATCACCGAAATCCAGCCGCGCTTCTTGAAGATCGAAACGCTGGATCCCGTCTGGGCAGCGCTGCTTGCCGGAGTTCTGCTCGGTTATGGCCTGCTCGCCCTCTACCGCCACCGTGCAAGCCTGGGTGGCATGGGCATCCTCGCCGTCTATCTGCAGGATCGCTTCGGCTGGCGAGCCGGACTGGTCCAGCTCGCCTTCGACCTCGTGGTGCTGGCAGCGGCCTTTGCGGTGGCGGCCCCCTTCATCGTTCTCTGCTCTGTGATCGGCGCCGTGGTGCTGAACCTGTTTCTGACTATCAACCACCGCTCCGACCGATACATCGCCATGTGATGATACGAAAGTGTGGTGGGGCACCGTCTTGCGCTCACCGTCGTTGGTTTTAGAAAGACAGGCAGGGGATCGAGGGGAACCGATCAAAATGTCCGTGAAGACTGCTTTTCCAAACTGGCTGAATTCCAGCGCGGACCGCCATTCGCTCTTCGACGACGTGCAGGGCATCTTTGCCGGCAGCATGCTGGCCGTCCTCGGTGTGACGTTGCTTTCCGGCGCGGGGCTCTTGACCGGAGGTACGGCCGGGCTGGCTTTCCTGATGCATTATGCGACCGGCTGGGGTTTCGGTCTCTGCTTTTTTGCCGTGAACCTGCCCTTCTACTACCTGGCGTTCAAGCGCCTTGGGCTAGCGTTCACACTCAAGACCTTCGCCGCGATTGCACTCACTTCTGCGCTTTCGGACTTCGCTGCTCGCGCAATCGACCTTTCGCACATCGATCCGATTGCCGGCGCGCTCTTTGGCGGCCTCGTCATCGCAAACGGCATGCTTGCCCTCTTTCGTCATCGCGCAAGCCTCGGCGGGATCGGCATCCTCGCCCTCTACCTTCAGGATCGTTTCGGTTGGCGCGCCGGGTTCGTGCAACTCGGCTTCGATGGCGTGATCCTCGCGCTCTCCTTCTTCGTGGCCAGTCCCTTCATCATCGCCTGTTCGGTGCTCGGCGCCGTCGTCTTGAACCTGACGCTCGCAATCAACCATCGCAAGGACCGCTACATTGCCATGTAGAACGGGTCAGTGCTCTTCTCTTTCGTGAGCGTTCGACTACTTTCGGATCGTGGACCAGATCGATTCCGACGCCGTCACTTACCTGCCTGATCCCTTCACCCGCTGGTTCGCGGCAAGGGGGTGGGCGCCGCGTGCGCATCAATTGGAACTGCTTGAGCGCGCACGCACCGGCGAAAACCTGCTCCTGATCGCACCAACCGGTGCCGGAAAGACGCTCGCCGGCTTCCTCCCCTCGCTCACCGACCTTTTCGCACGCGGCAGGAAACCGCCTGGCTCCCGCTTCACCGGCGTCCACACGCTCTACATCTCGCCGCTGAAGGCGCTGGCCGTCGACATCGAGCGCAACCTGACCAAGCCGGTCGAGGAGATGGGCCTGCCGGTGACCATCGAGACGCGCACCGGCGACACGCCGCAATCCAAACGCCTCCGCCAGCGCCTAAACCCGCCGGACATCCTGCTGACGACGCCCGAGCAGCTGGCGCTGCTGATCGCCAATGCAGAGGCACCGCGCTTTTTCAAGGACCTGAAATTCGTCGTCTTCGACGAACTGCATTCGCTCGTCACCTCCAAACGCGGCCACCTGCTCTCGCTCGGCCTCGCTCGGCTGCGCAAGCTGGCGCCGGGGCTCCAGACCATCGGCCTTTCCGCCACCGTTGCCGAGCCGATGGACCTGCGTCGATGGCTGGTCGGACAGGCGCTCGACGAGAACAACCACGCGGGCCTGGTGCTGGGGCCCTCCGGCGCCAGGCCGATCATCACCATTCTGAAAAGCGAGCAGCACATTCCCTGGTCCGGCCATTCGGCGCGCTATGCCATGCCCGAGGTCTATCAGGCGCTCCGCGAGCACCGCACCGCCCTTCTCTTCGTCAACACCCGCAGCCAGGCCGAGATGTTGTTCCAGGAGCTCTGGCGTCTCAACGAGGAGACGCTGCCGATCGCGCTGCACCATGGCTCGCTCGACGTCGCCCAGCGCCGCAAGGTCGAGACCGCGATGGCTGAGAACCGCCTGCGAGCCGTCGTGGCTACCTCAACGCTCGACCTTGGCATCGACTGGGGCGATGTCGACCTCGTCATCCATGTTGGGGCGCCAAAGGGCGCCTCGCGCCTTGCCCAGCGTATCGGCCGCGCCAATCACCGCATGGACGAACCGAGCCGGGCGATCCTGGTGCCTGCCAACCGTTTCGAGGTGATGGAGTGCCAGGCGGCATTAGACGCCAACTATATCGGCGCGCAGGACACCCCGCCGATGACTGCCGGCGCGCTCGACGTGCTTGCCCAGCACGTGCTCGGCACGGCCTGCGCCGCTCCCTTCGACGAGGACATGCTGTTTGCCGAGATCACCTCGGCCGCCCCCTATGCCGCCATGCCGCGCCAGACCTTTTCCCGCGTCGTCGAGTTCGTCGCGACGGGGGGCTATGCACTGAAGACTTACGAACGGTACGCCAAGATCCGAAAGACGAAGGAGGGGCTCTGGCGCGTTTCCAACCTTCAGGTTGCCCAACAATACCGCCTGAACCTCGGCACCATCGTCGAAATGCCGATGCTGAACCTCAGGCTGGTCAAACGCAACGCGCGCGGTTCGCTCGGCCGGGGCGGCGCGGCGCTCGGCAAGGTGGAAGAGTATTTCCTCGAAACCATGGCGCCGGGGGATACCTTCCTCTTCGCCGGCAAGGTGCTGCGTTTCGAGGGCATCCGCGAAAACGAGTGCCTCGTCAGTCAGGCCTTCTCTCAGGACCCGAAGGTGCCGGTCTATGCCGGCGGCAAGTTCCCGCTCTCGACCTATCTTGCCGAGCAAGTGCGCATCATGATCGCCGATCCCGAGCGCTGGCGCGCCCTGCCCGGCCAGGTCCGCGACTGGCTGTCGATCCAGCGCGACGTCTCGATGCTGCCGAAGCGCGACGAGCTTCTGATCGAGACCTTTCCGCGCGGCAGTCGGCACTACATGGTCATCTACGCCTTCGAGGGCCGGCTTGCGCATCAGACGCTCGGTATGCTGCTGACGCGGCGGCTCGAACGGGCCGGCCTGAAGCCGCTCGGCTTTGTCGCCACGGATTACTCCCTGGCAATCTGGGCGCTGGACGATCTGGCCAGCGCCTTTCGTGCACGCTGTCCCTCCCTCGCCGACCTCTTCGATGAGGACATGCTTGGCGACGATCTTGAAGCTTGGCTCGACGAAAGCTGGATGCTGAAGCGCACCTTCCGCAATTGCGCCGTGATTGCCGGCCTTATCGACCAGCGTCACCCGGGCAAGGAGAAGACCGGGCGGCAAGTAACGGTTTCGGCCGACCTCATCTACGACGTGCTGCGCAGCCATGAGCCGGACCATATCCTGCTTGAAGCGACGCGGCACGATGCGGCTTCGGGTCTTTTGGACATCGAGCGCCTCGGGTCTATGCTTGCCCGAATCAAGGGGCACATTACCCATCGCTCCCTCGACCGCATCTCGCCACTTGCCATCCCGGTGATGCTGGAGATCGGCAAGGAGCCGGTCAGCGGCGAGGCACATGACACTGTGCTGGCCGAGGCGGCGGAAGACTTGATCGCCGAAGCCATAGGCGAAATGGCGTGCCGGATGCGACGGTAGGGGCCTGGCCGGACGCGACCGGCCAATGAACGACGGAATGAGAGTGGAGCGCCGATGAACAGGTTGGCCCTGGCAGCCGCCGAAATACGGGATTTTGGATCGCTTTCGGCGCGAACAGTCGTGGCAGATGTCGAGGCCGTCTGCGATCCGTTCGGCGCGCTCTATTTGCCGGAGACGCGGCTGCTCGTCATCTCCGATTTGCACCTGGAAAAGGGGGCCGCATTTGCCCGTCGCGGCATGCTGCTCCCCCCCTACGACACGCTCGCAACCCTGAAAATCCTGGAGGCGGTTATCGCCCGCCACGACCCGGCAATCGTCGTCAGCCTCGGCGACAATTTTCACGATCGCGTCGGCTCAGCCCATCTGCCGGAAATGTTCCGACACAGGATCGAGGCGATGGCGCGCGGACGCGACTGGATCTGGATCAACGGCAACCATGACCCGGACGGCACGACCGACCTGCCGGGCCAGTCTGCCGACGAGCTGCACTATGCCGGCCTCATCTTTCGCCACGAGCCGTCGCTAGCTGACGGCACCGGCGAGATCGCCGGTCATCTGCATCCGTCCGCGACCGTTCGCCGTCGCGACAAGTCGGTGCGGCGACCCTGCTTTGCTACCGATGGACGGCGGATGCTGATGCCGGCCTTCGGCGTCACCACCGGCGGGCTCGACCTGCGCCACCGCGCGATGGCCGGGCTGTTCGAGCGCGAGACCCTCGTCGCCCACCTTCTCGGCCGCGATCGGGTCTATTCCGTACGCTTTGCCAATCTTCTGGCCTGAGGCCGTATTCAGGGGCCGTCAGGCCGCAGCCTTTGGCGCATAACGCAGGATCACTGTCCCCGTCTTCAGCGGCCGCGCCTCGATCAGGCCGAACCGCTGCTGCACATCATTGCCGTTGAAGAAGTGATTGCCCTTGCCGAGCAGCGTTGGCACGAGACCGATCCACAATTCGTCCACGAGCCCGGCATTCAACAGGGTGGCGGTAAGTTTGGCGCTGCCAAACACGAAGATGTCCTTGCCGGGCTCCTGCTTCAGCCGCGACAGTTCTCCGACAATGTCGTCGGCCATACGTGTGTTGGTCCAGTCTGACTCTGTCAGAGTACGCGAGGCGACGAGTTTCGGCAGCGCATTCATGTAGGCTTTCGTCTCCAGATCCTCCTCCGTCGTCGTCCAGAAGGATTTCATGCCTTCATAGGTCACGCGACCGAAGACCAGCAGACTCGCTCGAGAGCCGAATTCATTGCTCATCGCGGCAAGTTCGTCGCCCCAGGCATGACCGTGGAAGGAGAGATCCCATTTGTTTTCGCCCTCGAAGTATCCATCAAGGGTGACCAGGTTCCAGGCGATCAGCTTGCTCATCTCAGTGTCCTTTTGCGCTCTTAACCAATTGCATATTGAAAGCAGTTGAAGGCTACGCATACCGGTGGCAAAATGCAATCAGAATCGCGGAGACTGCAATGAAGGACGAACATCGATCGGGCTGCCCGATCAATCTGACGCTCGAGATCCTCGGGGACCGCTGGAGCCTGATCGTGATCCGCGACATGATGTTCGGCAATCGCCGCCATTTCCGCGAACTCCTGACGCAGTCCGAGGAGGGCATCGCCTCCAACATCCTTGCCGACCGACTGAAGCGCTTGGTGGACAAGGGGCTGATCACCAAGGTCGATGATCCGAGCCACAAGCAGAAGTCGATCTACAGCCTGACCGATAGGGCAATCGGCCTCGTGCCGCTCTTTGCCCATATGGGCGCTTGGGGTCGCCGACACCTGCCTGTGAGCGAAGAATTGAGCATCCGTGCCGAGCTTCTCGAAGACGGCGGACCGGCCATGTGGAGTGACTTCATGGACGAACTGCGTGCCATCCACCTCGGCGCCATACCGCCGAAACGTTCCGTCTTTGCGGAATTGCAGAGCGCCTATGAGGCCGTCCTTACCAAGAAGGCCGCGATGTTCTCGGGTTGACCATCAATCCTTGCGGAAGACCACGCTCGCGATCCAGCCGGTCAGGACGGCAAGGACGACGGCGAGGACACCGTAGGAGATCGGGCGGTTAAAGGCGGCATTCGAGATCATCTGCTCCAGGCCGGTCTTAACGACCCGCAGCGGCAGCGCCTTCTCGCTGATGAAGACACCATCGCGGAACAACTGGGCACGCACGACGTGGGTTCCGTTCGGCACGTTGGCCGGCAGCTTCACGGTCGCCTTGAACAGGCTGGCGCTGATGAACTGTACCCCGCCCGGGTCGCGCTGGAAGTAACCGCCGGTTTCCTTCAGTTGGAGGAAGGCCTCGCGGAACGCTGCGACGCTGCTGCCGTCGCCAATGAAGCCGATCGGGTCCAGCCGGATATGTTGCAGCCCGACGCCGATGCTGTTGAGAACCTGGTCGGACGCGATTTGGTCGACATCGCGTGTGCTCGACAGGGAGTAGGATTCCGGCGCGAGCTCGAAGGTCATCGAATGACGGTTTACCCAGACGCCGAGCACCCGCTCCTTGCGGCGGACCGTCATGTTGTCCTTGGGCCCTTCCAGCGCAACGACGATATCGTACTTGCTCTGTGCCAGCAGATTCGGATCATAGCCCTCGATGGCGCCGAAGATGGTGAGGTCCGCCCCACGAAAATCGGAGGAGATGGCGATCTCATCGGTGGAGATGCCAATTTCCAGCTTCTCGGTGTTTTCGGACTGCTTCTCCTGCGCATGAACCGGCCCGGCAAACGCCAGAACGACCGCGGCAAGAAGGGTGTACGCCAGGCCTCTCATCGGCGCCCCCCTTCACTGACGACGGAATAGATGTTCTCGGGCGCCAGAACGAGATCGACCGCGAGGCGCATGCCGACCGCGAGCACGAGAAGGGCAAGCAGTGCACGCAATTGCTCGCCACGCAAACGCTGACCGACGCGCACGCCGTACTGGGCGCCGACGACGCCTGCCACCATCAGGATGAAGGCAAGCACGATATCGACCGAGTTGTTCGTGGTCGCCTGCATGATCGTGGTGTAGGCGGTCACGAAGATGATCTGGAACAGCGATGTCCCGACGACCACGTTGGTCGGGATGCGCAAAAGGTAGATCATCGCCGGCACCATGATGAAGCCGCCGCCGACGCCCATGATCGAGGTCAGCACGCCGATCGAGAAACCGAGCACGACGAGGGGAATGATGCTCAGGTAGATCTTGGACTTCTTGAACCGCATTTTCAGCGGCAGGCCGTGAACCCAGTTGTGGTGACCCGGCTTGCGCAGCGTCACCGGTTGGTCCTTGGCGGCACGACGCAAGGCTCTAATGCTTTCAACTAGCATCAAGG
This portion of the Rhizobium sp. ARZ01 genome encodes:
- a CDS encoding sulfite exporter TauE/SafE family protein; this encodes MTVYLPIAELSVNIFIILGMGAAVGFLSGMFGVGGGFLITPLLIFYNIPPVVAVATGANQVVASSISGAITHFRRGTLDMKLGTVLLVGGLCGATAGVWLFALLRRLGQLDLVISLLYVALLGTVGALMLVESIRALRRAAKDQPVTLRKPGHHNWVHGLPLKMRFKKSKIYLSIIPLVVLGFSIGVLTSIMGVGGGFIMVPAMIYLLRIPTNVVVGTSLFQIIFVTAYTTIMQATTNNSVDIVLAFILMVAGVVGAQYGVRVGQRLRGEQLRALLALLVLAVGMRLAVDLVLAPENIYSVVSEGGRR